The Macrobrachium rosenbergii isolate ZJJX-2024 chromosome 46, ASM4041242v1, whole genome shotgun sequence genome has a window encoding:
- the LOC136830394 gene encoding uncharacterized protein, translated as MRGSIGFLARLQEAKNVFAEMERMGICKKASSPSHSEHEKHIWAVLQHLQENSLIVRFEKCTFGFQKADFLGHEVSPEGVCPLTSKVAAVTRFPIPASVKAIQEFLGMLTTDASNVACGAALEQVIDGTPQPIAFFSKKKNPVADGLSRVELNVVQLEINYEDLAREQAADPETPAYRTAIMSLKWRGMPLAPGGPSLLWRRQYQPALPLVPTSRCRQVFDVIHGFSHPSGRTTAKLLSGKFVWHRVQKDARTWARQCLQCQTSKVGRYTEAGVGKFPQPERYFSHIHIDVVGPLPPSGGSRYLLTVVECSTRWPEATPMQEATASACAEALLSSWVSRFGIPDHITTDRGPAFLSDCSPAWLGCWGQHITPPRPTTHRPMAWSSGFTGP; from the exons ATGCGAGGTTCCATAGGCTTCCTCgcgcgccttcaggaggccaagaacgtattcgccgaaatggagcggatgggaatctgcaagaaggcctccagccc gtcccacagtgaGCATGAGAAACACATctgggcagtcctgcagcacctACAGGAGAACAGCCTCATCGTACGTTTCGAAAAGTGCACCTTCGGCTTCCAAaaagccgacttcctgggccacgaggtatccccggaGGGTGTCtgcccgctcacatccaaagtcgcagctgtcaccaggttccccatccctgcctccgtcaaggccatccaggagttcctcgggatg ctgacgacggacgccagcaacgttgcctgtggTGCTGCCTTGGAGCAGGTCATTGACGgcaccccccagcccatcgccttcttcagcaagaa gaagaaccctgtggcagacgGCCTTTCCAGAGTCGAGCTAAACGTGGTGCAGCTCgagatcaactacgaagacctcgccagggaacaggccgccgacccagagaccccagcctaccgcactgccatcatGTCCCTGAAGTGGCGGGGCATGCCCCTCGCTCCtgggggcccaagtctcctctggcGACGCCAGTACCAGCCAGCCCTGCCCCTGGTGCCAACCTCCCgctgccgccaggtattcgacgtcatccacggcttctcacacccctccggcaggacgacggccaaacTGCTGTCagggaagttcgtctggcacagagtGCAGAAagacgcgaggacctgggcgaggcagtgcctgcagtgccaaaccagcaaggtgggacgttACACCGAGGCCGGGGTAGGCaagttcccacagccagagcGATACTTCAGCCACattcacatcgacgtcgtcgggccccttcccccatcaggcgggtccagatacctcctgacggtggtagaatGCTCAACgcggtggcccgaagccacgccaatgcaagaagccaccgccagcgcatgtgccgaggccctgctctccagttgggtcagccgcttcggcatcccagaccacatcacaaccgacaggggtcccgccttcctgtccgattGTAGTCCGgcctggctcggctgctggggacaacacatcacaccaccacggcctacaacccaccggccaatggcttggtcgagcggtttcacaggtccctga